The region TATAGAAGAACGAATTATAAGCGATCAACCGTTACCTCAATGGGTACAAAATGGAATGAAAGCTGTATTATTTGCCCCAAGTGCTAAGAATACACAAAAAGTAATGTTTAAGTATCAGAGCAACATTTTAAGCGCTCAAATTGCGGATGACTATTCAATGGATCTGATTGATTTGGGTATTGCAAAGAAACATTTTGAACAAGAGTCAGAAGGAAAATTTGAATTTGGGAATGGTGGTATCTTTCATCTAAAATAAACTATAGCAGACGCCAATTGCCAAGAAAACGATAGCAATAGGCAGTAAATTCATGAAATAAAAGGTCGTGAGACCGTTCATTTTCAAACTATTTGAGAATGAGCGGTCTCTTTTGTTATCGAGAAATTGATTAAAGAAAGGATGTAGTTGTAGTCATTTCAAACATCTATGTGATAGAGCAACGGGAAAAATTGACTATAAGTATAAAATATGTAATAATTTACATAAGTTTTTCTATAACAAGTTTTTCTATAAAGCTTTATTCAATTTCAAAGCTATGTTTTTAGTGATATATTGAAAAAGCATATTACATAAGGAAGGAGAAAATAATGAGTAAGGTAGTCAGAAGATTTATACTGGATGACATCTGGAGACTGGGTAGAACTGAATCATGGTTCTCTGATATGGCTATGAAGGGATTACATCTACGGAGAATTGGACTTATGTTCGCTACCTTTGAGAAGGGGGAGGAAAAAAAGACAAAGTATAGAATTGGCATTATAAGTCCTAGAATAACTAAAGATCAACTTGAAATATACAAAGAATCCGGTTGGCAGCTTGTTACTAGATTAAAAGAGTTTTATATCTTTTCATCGCCGGAAGATGAGAATTGTCAGGAGCTTTATACAGATCCTATAGAACAGAGTAACACTATGGTAGTATTGGTCAAGCGAATGCGAAATCATGTAATTGCGATGTTGATTTTAATGGTGCTCTTTTTAGGAATGGTATTTTTGATGTTATCTCTTCAGCGTACACCAACACTTGCTATGATAGAGGGATCAATGGTTCAGTATCTGTGGTTTACATTCGTTGAGATTTATGCTTCTTATACTGTTATTCGAAATTTCATAGTTTTACGCAGGCTTAAAAAATCTCTTTCAGAGGGAAGGCCCATCAATCACCGGGAAAGCTGGCGAAAGCCTCGTTTGATTAATAGCTTTATAAGCATATTCCTTATACTTACAACTTTCCTGATTGCTTGTGTACCAGTCGCTCAAATTATCAGTAGAAAAACCTATAATTTACCAGAAACACCAGTTGATCTTCCTGTGATTCGACTTTCGGAAATTGAACAGAACCCTGATCTTGAGCGTCAGGTAGGATATAGTTTGCGTGATGTGGACAGGGAAAACCGGGTTGACTATGATTGGGCGCTTCTATCTCCGGTAAAGTTCGAGATATATGAGCATGGTATTGTGAGAAACATAAAGTGGAATGATAATAGCGGTTCTTATTCACCAAGCATTGGAACACATTATTACCGACTGATTTTTTCATCAATGGCCATAGGCTTGGTACACGACCTTATGGATCGTTATGTCGATGACTTCGATCCGAATGTGATGGTTCAAGAGGTGGAACATACATATTTTGATAAGCTATTTGTGGCTGAAAGTGGCATCAGGAAGCAATTCTTTGCCTGTTCCGGAAATGAAGTCATCTATTTAAATTATTATGGTAATGAGCAGGCTGAGGATATTATTATGTTGTTACCGAAAGCGTTCATGAAGCAATAATTAAATGAAATTGGCTTATATCAGTATCTAAATGAAATAGGCTTATACCAGTATCTTTATATCTACTCAAGACTTGTGGAGTCGGCAGCTACCCAAATGATAACACAAAACCCCGCAATCCTATAAAAAAGGACTGCGGGGTTTTGTGTTTGTTGATTAGTATAAATGTTATAAAATCTGTGTCTAAATTTACTTCTAAATTTAAGCTAAGTTGAAATAGGCGGGCGATTTTATTATATATTATGAAAAAATAATTACCTGTGTGTTATATTCTTAGAAACAGCTCCTCATTAACAAAGTGAGAATATATCAGAGAAATATCAATTAAATTACAATCCCCCCTATTCCACCGATTTTAATGACTCTGCCATATTAATCCTGTTAATTTTTCTTATCAGTATCACATTAACAATTAAGGTCAGCCCTATGGTAACAATCAGTGCGTAAAGATAGCTGATAGGAAATATTTGAATATTAAAGGATATTGATTCAATCTTAATTTGATCCATGACGAAACGGTGGAGTAAGATGCCTGCTGGAAGTCCGAACATGGTACTGATAAGGGTTATCACTATATTTTCCCTGAAAACATAACTATAGGTTTCCTTCGGATAAAATCCTAGTACTTTAATTGTTGCAATCTCTCGGTTTCGTTCCGTGATGTTGATATTGCTCAAGTTATACATAACCACGAAGGATAGGGCACAGGCGCAGGCGATTACCAGCCAGACGATATAGTTAAGACTGTTCATCATATTTGTAACGCGGTTTTTGGTATCGGCGGTAACAACTACGCTGGAGGCTCCATGATCCTTCATGAGCTTGGCAGATATATTATAAATATCGGTAGAATCTGTAGTGGCAAAGGCAGTCTTATAAGCGCATTCCTCTCCAAAGACCTTCTCGTAGGTGGCTTCGCTCATGAACATATAGTTATGAGCATAATTTTTAAAGATACCTCCGATGACAACTGTATAGGTTTTTATGTTATCTAGGGTTATGGTCATGGAATCACCGATTTTCAGATTTTCGGTTTCTGCAAGACGGTCATTTATGGCTACATAACCGTCTTCCGGGAAAGGAACTGTCTTGCCGTTAAGGCGAAGCCCGATAACATTTGTAATATCAGGGTCATCACTTGCTACGACATTTACCTTCTGGTTTCTACTTGTACCTGTGACTTCATAGGTATCAAAAGAGATAAAGACACATTCTGAGAGCATATCGGAGGTACTTTCTCTAAAGTCTGTCATTTCCTCTTTTGATTGAGCCTCTAAA is a window of Lachnoclostridium phytofermentans ISDg DNA encoding:
- a CDS encoding DUF2812 domain-containing protein, whose translation is MSKVVRRFILDDIWRLGRTESWFSDMAMKGLHLRRIGLMFATFEKGEEKKTKYRIGIISPRITKDQLEIYKESGWQLVTRLKEFYIFSSPEDENCQELYTDPIEQSNTMVVLVKRMRNHVIAMLILMVLFLGMVFLMLSLQRTPTLAMIEGSMVQYLWFTFVEIYASYTVIRNFIVLRRLKKSLSEGRPINHRESWRKPRLINSFISIFLILTTFLIACVPVAQIISRKTYNLPETPVDLPVIRLSEIEQNPDLERQVGYSLRDVDRENRVDYDWALLSPVKFEIYEHGIVRNIKWNDNSGSYSPSIGTHYYRLIFSSMAIGLVHDLMDRYVDDFDPNVMVQEVEHTYFDKLFVAESGIRKQFFACSGNEVIYLNYYGNEQAEDIIMLLPKAFMKQ